The genomic interval ataagtggggCGGGCGGGGTTCGGCCTAATCTGTCCTCACTAGGAGGCCAAATGTTGGTTGGGTGGCCCCGCCACCAACATTTGGCTAATGTGGGTTCGCCCCGCTCATGTGGGGGTAGGGCAGCAGAGTGTAAGGTCTTGCTATCTACCCTACTTTTGTtgttattaattaatgaataatgttatatacaatcgtgaagtaCGTACATGTTagacaatcattttgaaaaaaaaaaaatgaggtctatttattcattttttttaaaggaattaCACTATACTTGTGCACTCCACGATtgtaaacatcatttttattttaaatataaatatttgatgataagataatgaaaaaaaaatatctttttatttaaaatgccACCCGAATCCCAACtcatatttcaattaaataatacaGGTTTCTCATACCATACGTACCTAATTTCGTGAAGAAACATAGGAAAGTTCAACAAAATCTGAACAATCGAATATCCCCAAGTTTAGAGTTTAATGGTTGAAGAACATTTGTGGTTGCGTGTTTTGGACACATCATCATTAATCTTTGATTATTTACGGTTGGCACATTGCATGATCAATTTCGATGCATGTGACCTCTTGCCTTTttgttaacatttttaataatgTCTCCAACTGTCTAAATTATTTGATCAACAACCATTGCATGAGCATTCAAATGTGGCATTgctctccatatatatatatatatatatatacatatatttattgtCTCGATCCCCCTAATTTTAGCATTACACTTTAGTTAAATGGAGAGAGATGATCAACAAACTAGCCACATTCAAGCTAGACATCTAGCAGCCCTGCTCCTCCTTACACGTGCCACACAAGAACAAAACAAGGAGCTAGCTAGGCTCTAGCGAAGCTCATACATACCACTTCCTTGTCGTTCGACTCCATATATAGTAATAAAGTgacaaattattatataatttgacaATATTCTCCACAAAGAATATTGGAACTTAAAAGACATTTCAAGTTAAGTAATTTCATGTAGAAACCATCTCTTAGATATCCATTAAAAcaattaaactatatatttgtctctattttcacttaataattcaattaaaagTAGTATGGCTacaacaataattataaaataattgcttataaattatcatattttaatttaatatgttaaatgtaacttataataaataaaaaataattgtatatgtaATACAGCGCAtcagaatatataattaatttataaaataacctTTTTTTCTCTAAAGAATTGGCCCACATcagtagtaaaataataataaatggtGACAAAATTGAATAGCACACCACATGCAGAAACTCTTTCGATCCCTACAGCTAGCAACATGCCTTGTTAtttgtcattttcttctaatttttagtTGACCACGTTGgaaattatagtatatattgaATTCACCTCATACTCATAATCTCTCTCGTCCAAGTATTCTTGAGaagccacaaaaaaaaaaaaaaaaaaaaaaaaaaaaaaaaatcccaccaccaattttcatttattatttttttatttttataagatgatcTACGTTCGAACTATTATTTTCACTCGATTATTCTCACTTTGAGAAACAGTTTATTATTGGttaattctcataatttccaaAAATAACGTTAAAATCTTTGGTATggataatttcaaaacagtgtATGAAGTGGGTCGTATCAATGAAGGTCTCATCGCTCTTGATTTtacaaacaacatgaagaagagttgagaCTGATTATTAGACCCACATGCTTTCTcgttttcaatatattttttttaataaatgtattagaaaaagaaaaatccctcATTATCCATATTAATATAGAATCATCACATGCCACGTAGTGTACTTAAAAAATATGGGTTTTTGTTCCACTTTAGTCACGTCAATCCGAAATCAAACGAAACACTAGagacctttttttattttttatttttgtcttgttttATCTGTTTACCTATTCTAATTCAAGATATTTATCATCATcggttttaaaattaaataatgaaagtacaaaaaaatcatAGATTAAATTggaagatatataatattttatttccagagatttaataaatttagctctaatatatattttatacaacaaatacccaaaatttgaaatataatcaCATTCAAAATCCCAAAATCCAACGTAATTAAGGATTGGTTtggttattaaaaattaaaccatctcatctcattttatgtaattattatctatataaaatataataaataatttaattttttaaattttaaaataaaaataatattacaataaaattttatttaatttttaataaaatatcttatttaatctcatttcatctaataaACGAGTCAAGTTGTTGttcactaaaaattaaaataggtgtAAAATTGAAAGACTACAGGGTGCCTGGAAATTATTGAAGCACAAAAAGTCAACATCCtcgtaggaaaaaaaaaaaaaaaagtaaaattcaagGGCTATGGTTGTATATGAATGTACTTTGCAACCAACCCAAATAATGGGGCTACATGTTGAAGGATTCTCATGCCCCTGCAGGATTAGCCGTGTTGACTGTTGAAAGAATAGCGAtacgtttttattttcttctttattattattttttaatttaatttaaataaataatttcttatgtctatttaatcaaataattagaaacaataaacaaataatggtagtaattattatgattaaaataatatatgtacgTACATGATCCCATCAAggaatataaaaattaaaaaaaatatattttaattataaaaagtattttaaaaataaatttataaattgaagtattagattataaatttatttttattataaaataaatttaaaatattatataaaattatctcaatttaaaattttatttttttaaagatatgttTACTTTACTTCTCAAAAATCAATCTTCCAGCTTACGTTTGCCACTTTTTCTATGCATGCTTCACAGATTTTCACGCGCAAGTGACGCGTGATTGtattatgaaaaagaaatattaataagtggctatcatattaattattgaccgtatttgattttttaatgatgttttatcGTATAGACATTTTCAACTTCAACCGAcgtttttaaattaaattaaattaaatgatgaaGGTTTGCTCATTGTATCGATGTGTTTAtcgtattaattaattaggtaagaaaataaataaatatgttcaagtaatttttagttgcttaaaataaataaatatatgtataatgtttgtttgtttccaGGGAAAAAACAACAGATCctgttttttctctttatacTATGGAGTAGTCTACATTTATTTTACTGTCATTCTGGAGTCGatatctcaactctctctctctctctctctctctctctctgaagtcTGAACAATGGCTCACCTCTTCAGAGAGCTGTCTCTGGGCCATTCCAAGAGGGAGACAACGCCCCCACCGCCGCCATTAACAGTAATGCCTACCACAAATGAAGCAGCCACCGATCTCCCTTCCCCGCTTGGGGAACTCGCCTCCCAACTCTCCCTTTCTGACCTTCGTCTCACCGCCTACGAGATCTTCGTCGCCGCCTGTCGCACTTCATCCGGCAAGCCCCTCACCTTCATCCCCAATTCCGACTCCCCTGGCCACCACCACTCCCCCGCCTCCCCTGGGTTGCAGCGATCCCTCACCTCCACTGCTGCCAGCAAGGTCAAGAAGGCTTTCGGCCTCAAATCGCCCTCCGGGTCGGCCTCCAAGAAGAGTCCCGGTTCGGGCTCTGGTTCCGGTCCGGGGAAGCCGAGGAGACCGCTTACGGTTGGGGAGCTGATGAGGACTCAAATGGGGGTCTCGGAGGCCATGGATTCCAGGGTCAGGAGAGCTCTTCTGAGGATCGCTGCTGGCCAGGTTTGCTCAATTCGAGGGTTCCCATTCTATTTACTTCTCTAGTCCTCACAccatacacacacacgcatTATGGTGTTAGCGTTTTCATTTGCAATTGAGTGCGTCCAATGTGATTTTGCGTGCTAAAATCTCCCATTCGTTATCTGGTTTTGGTGCGTCTGCTTTATTCAAGTTtgggcttcttcttctttttcaattctttgataattttaaatggaATTTACGGTGATGGTGGATGGAGctcattttctgtttttcttaatttttcttaattattttttggttgATCGGTGCTAGTGTTTTAATCTGTAACTATTTCTTTCCTAATGTTTTTGTGCTGTACCAGTTTTTGTTTGATCTTATCGAggttaatacttaaaagattaTGTATTCATGGATCATAATTAAAGTTACTGAATTCGCAGAGACaatattctctttctttttttctgttctCCGTATATCCACAGCTCCAATTGGCCAAGGAGCACACCTTATTTTTAGACAGGTAACTGGCCAAAGCGTAAACGTTTTGTATTTGTGAAAAAGTTCCCTAGGGATAAAATTATGCTAGATTAATGTGGAATGAATaagcaattctttttcataacGTGCATTAATTGTCCTAATCTCGCTTCTGGGTCTGTCTCTTGTGGTTGCCAATATGAAGTTTCCGAGTTTTGGTCAATTTAATTTTGGATCTATAGCTGATATTTTACTACAAGGGATTTTTGTTGGTTACCGGATTATCGAGGATTTGTATTTATGTTCTCATGACAGGTTGGAAGGCGAATCGAGTCGGTGGTAGTCCCACTTGAATTGTTACAGCAGCTCAAGCTTTCAGACTTCACTGATCAACAAGAATATGATGCGTGGCAAAAGAGAACCCTGAAAGTTCTTGAGGCTGGTCTCCTCTTGCATCCCCGCTTGCCACTAGATAAGTCATATTCTACTGCACAGCGGCTGCGGCAAATTATTCAAGGTGCATTGGATAGACCCATTGAAACTGGGAAGAACAATGAATCTATGCAAGTGCTTCGTAGTGCTGTTATGGCTCTTGCCAGCAGATCTTCTGATGGGTCTCTCCACGAGTCATGCCACTGGGCAGATGGGTTTCCATTGAATCTCCGGCTCTATGAAATGCTTCTAGAAGCGTGCTTTGATGCTAATGATGAAACAGCTATTATCGAAGAAGTTGACGAGCTTATGGAACACATTAAGAAGACATGGGAATTCTTGGAATGAACCAGATGCTCCATAACATTTGCTTCACGTGGGTTTTATTTCACCATTTTGTCGCAACTGGCCAAGTTGAGATGGATCTTCTGTACTCAGCCGATAGTCAGCTTGCAGAAGTTGCAAAAGATGCAAAAACAACAAAGGATACAGAGTACTCCAAGATCTTGAGTTCTGCATTAAGTTCAatcttgggttgggcagagaaaaggctacttgcatatcatgacACTTTTGATGGTGGAAATATTGATACCATGCAGGGCATTGTTTCTCTAGGTGTATCAGCTGCCAAGATTTTGGTTGAAGATCTATCCAATGAGTATCGCAGAAGGAGGAAAGGTGAAGTTGATGTGGCTCGCAACAGGATTGACACTTACATCAGGTCATCACTTCGCACGGCTTTTGCTCAGGCAAGTCCATGTTATCTGCATATGGATATCCTTTTAGTAAGACGATCTAAATCAATGGGGTTTTTGCATCATTAGCGTATCCATGTGTTATCTTCTCTGAATTGATAAAGATTTGGAACCTGTTTGCAAGGCAGTTACCATTTAAAAGATGCTTTATGTAtagctcaaaaaaattttatttttgtcaaagTGGGGCATGCATTATTTCATCTTTAGATCAACATGtaaattgctaaaaaagaaTGCAATTGGGTGATTATTAGAGGtgtccaaaaaaattaaaatattttgcatgatatttttttttttgataattaaaaaaaaaaagatatcttGCAAAAATATCTTGGGTTGTTAAAAATATCTTGGgatgtcaaaaaaaaatatcttgcaAAAATGTCTTGCTGATTCTGAACATTTTTATTTGTCACTTTTTTCAGTAGATCCACTAAGTTTTTTCCTTCATTGGGTTGTGTGTATCACCTGAAATATGTTTGACTTATGATTATGCAGCGAATGGAAAAGGCAGACTCAAGCAGAAGAGCATCCAAAAACCAGCCAAATCCTCTTCCTGTTCTTGCCATCCTTGCAATGGATGTTGGTGATCTGGCAATTAATGAGAAGGAGGTGGTCAGTCCAATACTGAAGCAATGGCATCCTTTTGCAGCTGGTGTGGCTGTGGCCACCCTTCATGCCTGCTATGGGAATGAGCTCAAACAATCCATATCAGGTATAATGGAGTTGACACCAGATGCTGTACTAGTGTTGCGAGCTGCAGATAAGCTGGAGAAAGATCTTGTACAGATAGCTGTGGAAGATTCAGTGGACAGTGATGATGGTGGGAAGGCAATAATCCGTGAGATGCCTCCTTATGAAGCTGAAGCTGCAATTGCCAATCTGGTGAAAGGTTGGATCAAAACAAGATTAGACAGACTGAAGGAGTGGGTCGATAGGAATCTGCAACAAGAGGTGTGCACTCATTATGCATCTGAGGATTCGTACACTCTGTAAATGCAACTCTACATGAGGTTTGCTATCAGGCTAATTTAAATGGATCCTTTTGTGGGCTCATGGGCAAATTTATTGCAGGCGGATAGCAAGTGTCTCTAACAACCCCCCTCCttccccacaaaaaaaaaaaaaaatgcaaagaatATAAGTACAGttagaggttttttttttcagtgcaGAATAAGTTTATGTTGGACTCTcatgtagaaaaataaaaggataagtTCTTTTTTAAAGGGAGTGCGTAAGTCTTGCACACTCTAGGACTGTATGTAGCATCATTACTCATACAATTATTGTAAAAATGGACATGGCTCTATAGATACAGCTCAAACACCCATTCGGGATTAAATCCTTGATCTCACCCTCCACCACTTGTAGGGTGTTGGGATTCCATTTGGTCTAAGGACCATCAGCCAATGAACAAATATCTTTATCATCCTTCCTTGACCTAACCCTGTTCATTGTGATATTTAGGTCTGGAACCCATTGGGAAACCAAGAAGGATATGCTCCATCTGCTGTCGAAGTTTTGCGTATTCTGGATGAAACTTTGGATGCATACTTTCAGTTGCCAATACCAATGCATCCTGCATTGCTTCCTGACTTGATGGTTGGTCTTGACAGATGTCTTCAATATTACATAACCAAGGCAAAATCTGGCTGTGGTAAGTGCTTTCAGGAACTGCTGATTATGAACACATGGTTTGGGTATGTTGTGTATTTGTTATGATCAATCTTTGCTTGGAAACACAGGATCACGGAATACATTTATTCCCACCTTGCCAGCTTTGACCAGATGTACCATGGGATCAAAGTTCCAAGGCtttgggaagaagaaagaaaaatcaccAAATTCTCAGAAGAGGAATCCTCAGATTGCAACAATGAATGGGGATAACTCTTTTGGGATATCACAGCTGTGCGTTCGTATAAACACTCTGCAAAGAATCTGGAGTGAGTTGGATGTTATGGAGAAGAGGATAATTACTCGTCTCAGAAACTCTGAGTCTGCTCATGCAGAGGACTTCTCAAACGGTTTAGTGAAGAAGTTTGAGCTTTCTCCAGCTGCTTGTGTGGAAGGAATTCAGCAGCTCTCCGAATCAGTGGCTTATAGAGTCGTTTTTCGTGATCTAAGTCATGTTCTATGGGATGGCTTATATGTTGGAGAGCCATCATCTTCAAGGATTGATCCCTTTCTTCAGGAGCTTGAGAGGAACTTGCTGATCATTTCAGACACTCTGCACGAAAGAGTTCGTACACGGATTATAACAGACATAATGAAAGCCTCCTTTGATGGGTTCTTGCTGGTATTGCTTGCTGGAGGCCCCTCCCGTGCTTTCTCTCGGCAAGATTCTCAGATAATTGAGGATGATTTCAAATCCCTGAAAGATCTATTCTGGGCAAATGGGGATGGGCTGCCTTCTGAGTTGATAGACAAGTTTTCTACCGCAGTGAGAGGTGTACTTCCACTATTCCGAACTGATACTGAGAGCCTTATCGAGCGGTTCAGACGTGTGACCTTGGAGACGTATGGCTCTTCTGCCAAGTCCAGACTTCCATTACCTCCAACTTCTGGACAATGGAACCCAACAGAACCGAACACACTTCTACGTGTTTTATGCTACCGGAATGACGAAGCGGCTTCGAAGTTTCTAAAGAAAACTTATAATTTGCCCAAAAAACTGTAAAAAACTTGAGGCATGGAGCATGGGCAGGCAGGCTGCTCTTGCATTGATACTGAATGTGCAGATCGTCTTGTATTCTGCTTGTATTTAGTAAAGATGGCCCAAGTAAGAGGCTCTTTCATTTTACGCACTTTGGCGAGCATCAGGTGCTTTGAGAAGTAGTAgtgattttgtttattatattgcAAGTGCCTCATTAGATCAACCACTGCTCACGACAATCTGAAGTCCCAGTGGAGACAAAAAAGGATGCAGGACTCCAGTGGCATGCCTGTGCAAGGAAGGTGGATGGTATTCTTTgatattcattttcatcataTAAAGTCGTGAGATTCGATTGATGTTATTCTTGTCCATTCTACGCTGCATGGTACGGCATATGTTTTCTTCCCACGTTTCCTTCGCTCTCAGCTAAATCTTTTGCATTCCTTGTTATTTTTTACCCTTTCTGGTTGAGTTCCTTTGTAGTGGTTGATCAGCCTTTCTGGTACAAGGCATAGTATAGGCAGCATTATTGTGCTTATTCAATTACTGAAATTTGTTATTAGCCTGTTGTTGTATGAGCAGGCTGTTGTTCATTGCagtcatatttattttgtacGTATGAAATGGAGAAGCTGCACTTGTCCAAAAGATTATGATATGAAGTGGAATCGTACTTTTGTTAATTCCGGCTTCTTCCACATAACGAGATATGTCTAGGTCTAGAGCTACAGAGGTTAGAGCATTGATTTCGAGAATCGGCATCACCTTGACATATCTCGTGGAAGATGGCAACCAATGGATTAGAATTCACATGGTATTACGAACAAAGTTGGCTGTGTTGgttgtaaattttattagtCTACcgagttatattttaaaataatatcattaatgcagattatattttaaaaattacatcttgTTCCTAGGATTATACAATATGCTGATTACCAATGCAATAGACATTcgattaactaattaatttgcCTATGTTTCAGGTGAATCAAACAATTAAACTTAATTAACCACCACAGCCTCCACTGCCCTCAGCAGTTGGTGGATCGTCCTGGCTTGCATAAGCAGCCAAGTTCAAGTACTTTGCCTGATCTGCCCTATCTCTCCACCTTGCCCGACATATCACGCAAGTCGCAGACCTTCTTCCCCTACTCCTCTTCCATCTCAATAAGCATTCTTCATGTATCGGATTCTGACAAGTTCCACATGTCACCACGTTTTCACATTTTCCCATCTCGTCCAGGCAAATTGGGCAAGTTGTACCATCTTCTATCTCAACAATTGGTTGTGAAGAGCCCTGCCTAGATTGAAAGAATATTTGATGGAATCTCTCGCGAACTCTGGCTCCTGCAAGTGCTTCGGATAATATAGGCGCACCAAGTAGACGATTGAGTTGGAATGGCCGAAGAGTCTTCCTACGAAGACAAGCATCATCTAGAGAAACACCCAATACTCGAATGAAGACGAGCAAGATGTGTTTGCATGGAGATGTGCGGTCAGGACACGTGCATGAAGGGGTAGCAGACAATGTCACAATATACACATTTCCGGTGGCACCCAAGACAAAAAACTTGGATTGGTCTGAGCGGTGGAGGAGACGGAGGTGGTGTCGGAGGGCTCTCGCTATTCGGTCTGCAATAGGTTGGATAGGTCTGAACCGCAAGGGAGGCCGGTGGTTGTCCGGTGATGGTGAATTGGAGGCAACCGACTCCATTGGAATGGTTTGTAGTTGGTTTGTAGTTGAAATGCTCttaatatttagaatatcatatatgtaggtgggaagggaggaggaaggaCTTTGTAGATCAATAAGATTCTTGGTGTGGTTTTGAAGGACACGTGAGGGATAGCGGGAGGATGTGGTATTATAGTATATCATCATGTTTGGAGAATTCCAAACCTCGACTTGGTGAATAGTAATGGCCGTAGACCATAAGGCACGTTTTGGGCAttgatataataatttaaaagcatgCATGGGAGAGGGAGACATCATCTCTTTTTTGTGATAGATTAACTACTACCCAATtgacaaagaaaacaaaactaatattgGGCAGGTCgtctattttataaattttatcaaacaatTTACTTTCTTAAATCTAATCATTCTGTTTAAACGTATTACATAGGACTGTTAATTTGACAATATTtctgtaaaatgatgttatttttataaattattttataaaaatattctttatttaaaataattttgtaaaaatagttatatgtgtattttatttttttaataagtcataataaattaataataataataatagaatgaCATAAAAAGTCGTTTCAAGAATTAAACCACTATCACAAAGACCAGGATAGGTCACCCACCCTCGTGGGCCACATCTTGTGGGCTGAATGGGGCCGTCACACAGAGATGACTCGCCTCAGGTTGAGGGTAGGTTCCTACTTTGGCGGGGAACAACCTCCCTTTCTACTGTCGCCTCGCCACCACTTCCAGTATGGAGACAATGCGTGGCACGTGTCCGTCCCATTATTTCTAATCGTGCGGTCAAAAGCCGCCCAAAAAGGCAGAACGTCTACTATCCCCGAGACGACGTAGTTTTCCTCCacatccaaaaattaaaatataagtcCTACGGCAACGACAGCGTTTCCAAGTTCATCGGTCTCTCTAGCATAAACAGTTCCAGAGGCCACTTATCGCCAGACATCGCTGCTCACTCGGGTCTGCCCCCTCACAGTTCAGAGCCTCTCTTCGATCTAAAGTCGCCCAGAAACATGCTGGGGTCATCTCGAATCCCTTCCCACTCTCCCAAGAAGGTATTCAGCTCCCCTTATCTCTTCTGTTTCttctgtttctttattttttgtcgtATTTCCTCGCTTACTTCTGTTTGGTTTCCGAGAAATACGACTTAATTCTGAAGCTCTTGTCTTCTCTTGCTTTGCTTTGGTTTCAGATATCATGAGATTTCATCTGAAATAATCcttatttagtattataatcTCCCCTTTCAGTGCAGTTTCTTTGTTGATTATCGGGACCCAAAATAGTATAATTTCTAACATGTCaaatttcatgtttaatttttttctacattttccCGGGCACAAAACATATgataaacattaatttatttttcgcGCTACCAATTGAAACAGCAACCGAAGCAAGAAAGAGAATGGTTAGCATTAAGCTTCAAGCCAGAGAACTTCATCCCAGGCCTTGTCATTGGTTTTATATTTGGGTTGTTGTTGGATCTATCCAAACCCTCCAAGAATcatgtaaagaagaaaaatttctCTCCAGGAAATCTCCAACAGAAATATGCGGTCTCAAATAATGGTGACCAAGAGCTCAAACTGGTTTGTCCTTAGGTGCCTTGGTTCTCATTACCGGTggtttcttattttatttgtagCTTCACTGTCGTACGAATATGATGATTATAACTTTGTTATTCtggatgaaaaaaaatgaaatggtaGACAAATATTTCTTGGATGTATTGAATCAACGTACACCAGTGTGTGTGTATGCAGATGAGACTTATAGAATATACATGAAAAGGAAatcagaaaataatattttaacgtTTAAACATCAATCGTTTAGTTCATTTGTTGATCAAGTTGGCTGCTAAGTTATCGCTTATCCTATtgctatatttt from Juglans microcarpa x Juglans regia isolate MS1-56 chromosome 4S, Jm3101_v1.0, whole genome shotgun sequence carries:
- the LOC121262330 gene encoding uncharacterized protein LOC121262330 isoform X1, giving the protein MGPSHRDDSPQVEGRFLLWRGTTSLSTVASPPLPVWRQCVARVRPIISNRAVKSRPKRQNVYYPRDDVVFLHIQKLKYKSYGNDSVSKFIGLSSINSSRGHLSPDIAAHSGLPPHSSEPLFDLKSPRNMLGSSRIPSHSPKKQQPKQEREWLALSFKPENFIPGLVIGFIFGLLLDLSKPSKNHVKKKNFSPGNLQQKYAVSNNGDQELKLVLVVRQDLKMKSGKIASQCAHAATGMYAELMQSHRSLLREWEQCGQPKIVVTCKNQQEMNKLKDAAESIGLPTFVVADAGRTQVMAGSKTVLAVGPGSKVSVDSVTGKLPLL
- the LOC121262329 gene encoding LOW QUALITY PROTEIN: protein unc-13 homolog (The sequence of the model RefSeq protein was modified relative to this genomic sequence to represent the inferred CDS: inserted 1 base in 1 codon); this translates as MAHLFRELSLGHSKRETTPPPPPLTVMPTTNEAATDLPSPLGELASQLSLSDLRLTAYEIFVAACRTSSGKPLTFIPNSDSPGHHHSPASPGLQRSLTSTAASKVKKAFGLKSPSGSASKKSPGSGSGSGPGKPRRPLTVGELMRTQMGVSEAMDSRVRRALLRIAAGQVGRRIESVVVPLELLQQLKLSDFTDQQEYDAWQKRTLKVLEAGLLLHPRLPLDKSYSTAQRLRQIIQGALDRPIETGKNNESMQVLRSAVMALASRSSDGSLHESCHWADGFPLNLRLYEMLLEACFDANDETAIIEEVDELMEHIKKTWXILGMNQMLHNICFTWVLFHHFVATGQVEMDLLYSADSQLAEVAKDAKTTKDTEYSKILSSALSSILGWAEKRLLAYHDTFDGGNIDTMQGIVSLGVSAAKILVEDLSNEYRRRRKGEVDVARNRIDTYIRSSLRTAFAQRMEKADSSRRASKNQPNPLPVLAILAMDVGDLAINEKEVVSPILKQWHPFAAGVAVATLHACYGNELKQSISGIMELTPDAVLVLRAADKLEKDLVQIAVEDSVDSDDGGKAIIREMPPYEAEAAIANLVKGWIKTRLDRLKEWVDRNLQQEVWNPLGNQEGYAPSAVEVLRILDETLDAYFQLPIPMHPALLPDLMVGLDRCLQYYITKAKSGCGSRNTFIPTLPALTRCTMGSKFQGFGKKKEKSPNSQKRNPQIATMNGDNSFGISQLCVRINTLQRIWSELDVMEKRIITRLRNSESAHAEDFSNGLVKKFELSPAACVEGIQQLSESVAYRVVFRDLSHVLWDGLYVGEPSSSRIDPFLQELERNLLIISDTLHERVRTRIITDIMKASFDGFLLVLLAGGPSRAFSRQDSQIIEDDFKSLKDLFWANGDGLPSELIDKFSTAVRGVLPLFRTDTESLIERFRRVTLETYGSSAKSRLPLPPTSGQWNPTEPNTLLRVLCYRNDEAASKFLKKTYNLPKKL
- the LOC121262330 gene encoding uncharacterized protein LOC121262330 isoform X2 yields the protein MGPSHRDDSPQVEGRFLLWRGTTSLSTVASPPLPVWRQCVARVRPIISNRAVKSRPKRQNVYYPRDDVVFLHIQKLKYKSYGNDSVSKFIGLSSINSSRGHLSPDIAAHSGLPPHSSEPLFDLKSPRNMLGSSRIPSHSPKKQPKQEREWLALSFKPENFIPGLVIGFIFGLLLDLSKPSKNHVKKKNFSPGNLQQKYAVSNNGDQELKLVLVVRQDLKMKSGKIASQCAHAATGMYAELMQSHRSLLREWEQCGQPKIVVTCKNQQEMNKLKDAAESIGLPTFVVADAGRTQVMAGSKTVLAVGPGSKVSVDSVTGKLPLL
- the LOC121262331 gene encoding uncharacterized protein LOC121262331, giving the protein MMIYYNTTSSRYPSRVLQNHTKNLIDLQSPSSSLPTYIYDILNIKSISTTNQLQTIPMESVASNSPSPDNHRPPLRFRPIQPIADRIARALRHHLRLLHRSDQSKFFVLGATGNVYIVTLSATPSCTCPDRTSPCKHILLVFIRVLGVSLDDACLRRKTLRPFQLNRLLGAPILSEALAGARVRERFHQIFFQSRQGSSQPIVEIEDGTTCPICLDEMGKCENVVTCGTCQNPIHEECLLRWKRSRGRRSATCVICRARWRDRADQAKYLNLAAYASQDDPPTAEGSGGCGG